The genomic region TCGCCACTACGAGCATCACGTAGACCGTCAGCAGTTCGGTCCGACTGAAGGCCTTGTGTGGCCACAGCCTCGCGACCAGTCCATTGACCCCGAGGAGCACCATCAGCAAGGTGATGGTGTTGAAGAACAGCGCCGAGGTGGTGCAGTTGTCCGAGTACCGCACATACTCGATGTGTGCGAACCACCAGGCATTGGGAGGAATCAGCAGCAGCCCGCACAGGATGGCGCGGGCTGTCGGACGTGCCGGGCGATCTGCGGCCCTTCCGCCGGCCTTGTCGTCAGTAGAAGGCTGCTGCAGCATGGGTGCCGGCCCAGGTGCGGGATCGACTAACCCCGGGTTCTTCGGCGTCCCAGGCCGACCTTCCTCCGCGCAGTGCACCTCACTGTCGGGGAATCACGCGGGCGCCGCTGCCGGGGGAGACAGCGGCGCCCGAGAGGCTCGTCACACTGAGGGCAATACCTCGGTGACGGCCTGAGGGGACTCTACTCACGATACAGGGTGTAGTACAGCCGATAGCTCCCCGTGTCGCCGTTGTTGGAGAAGACGATCGTCCGGTTCATGCTAGAGTTCGGCCCCAGCATCGACTGCAAGGTGGCGTTGCTCCAGTACTCGCGCCTCTCGCCCAGGAAGTCGGGGTCGCCGCCAAACCAGGAGGCGATGTAGTCGATCGCGTCCGAGAGGAAGTCCAGCACCGCCTCGACAATGCTGCCGGCGGCGCTGCCCCAGATCGCTCCCACGATCGCTCCGGCAACATCGCCCACGAAGCCGATGAAGGACTGCACGGCGTCCACGTCTCCGGCATCCCATTCATACAGTCGCGTGGTCAGCGCAAGGCCGTACTTCACGTCTCCCCAGTTGCCGTCCGGCTTGAAGACGCTCTGGTCACTGGCCTTGTAGTTCTTCTCGTCACCATCGTCGAAGCCGCCGTACTCGTCCGTGTTCTTCTTCCACACATAGCCGTCCGCGACGACCGCCCAGAAGGTGACGATCTCGTCATGGCCCCACCATTCTGGGTTCGACTCATCGTCGCAGCGCATCTTGGTGAAGACGATCCGATAGTGTGGTATCCCAACCTCGTAGATCCTCGAGTCGCTGTTGGGGGTGTTGTAGATCTGCACCTGGATGCCGTACTGCCCCGGCACAAGACGCACCGGAATCTGCAGCCGCAGTTGCGTCTCGCTCTCCACGGTTGCCGTTGTCCAATAGTCATGCGGATCGGCGAGATCCAGCAGCGTCATCCTGATGTAGTGAGTCTTGCCGGGCTGGAAGTTGTGGCCATTGAGGTACACCCATTGCGACGGCTCCTGCCCGGAGGGTGTGATACTGTCGATCACAGGCTGCGGCTTCGGCGGCTCCGCGACTCGCACGGAAACCTGGTTCGAAGGAGCATCCTTCACCACTACCTGCACATGCCAGTACCCGGGCGTGATAGTGGCCGGAAGATTGAAGGCCAGGCGTCCCGCGCCTGCGATGGTCGAGGTGATGCGGTACGTCGGCGTGGTCGCGCCGCCGCTCGCCGGGTAGATCTCGACATGGTTCTCGGCAGCCACGCCCGAGAAGCCGATCCCGGCCAGCACCAGGCTCTGGCCCTTCGCATAGCCTCCTGCCGGAGCGGTCGGCTCCACGTGGTCGATGTGAGGGTACGGAGCCACCACGATCAGCGGCTGCATACCCACGACCTTCATCGCCGACGTGGGCTTGGCCGCGATCAGGGCCTGTCTGGCATCGGCCTTCGTGACCGCTCCCATCGGTGGCGCCTGCAAAGAACTGAAGCGCGCCTGCTTCTGTGCCGGGGGGATCGCGCCGAAATCGCCCACGAACTTCTGCAGCGTCGCACGCGAGACTCCGGGGTGCCTGGCAAGAGCTGCGGCGAAGACCTGGTCAAGCTCATTCGTGTCCGTTGCTCCGCCGAGGTTCCTTCGTGCCAGTTGCGCCAGAATCGGTGTCAGACCATCCCTGCCGCCCGACCCCATCGAGGAGGGGTCCTGGGGTATCGCCGGGTTCAGCGGACGCTTGCTGACCCGATCGCCGGTACCCAGGAACACCGCCATCTCACCCTTGAGCTCCCCCGTGAGGCCGGCCGTTGCGGTGATCGTGATGTTGTAGACTTGCCCCCGGGTAGCCTTGAACTCCACCGTCAGCGGTGGCGGCCCCATCTTCGAGGCAGGACGCATGCCCGCCGACGACACCTCAAGCCGGAGAGGTATCGTCGAGCCCCAGTTAGCACCGGCTGTGTGATCGCCATCCTTCACGGGTTTGAACTGATAGCTGAAGGTCGTCACCCTTGGCCCCAGCGTGAAGGGCACAATGACGCGTTGCGTGGGGCTCACCAGGGCCATCCCTGGCTTCACCGTCGGCACCGTCGGCCGGGTTATCGGCCCGGGCTGCGCACATGCCGAAACACAGATCGCGACGGCTACCAGGACAACCAGAACCGTCCACCGTCCACCCATTCCATCCACCTCCGCAAGCCGTTTGGTACGGCAAGTCTACTCCCGAACTTCAACGGGAGAAGGGCACTTCCTGCGGGCAGGACGGAATATTTACGGTTTGGTGAGCAGTCTGGGTGGATTGTGTACGCCGAGGGTGACCTAAAGGAGAACGCGAAGAAGATTGACCGCCCAGCCGCCGAGGAGCACCAGAAACGCGATCTGGGTCATCCGCACAAGACCTGTCAGTTCGGGGATCGGGCGTCGGCCCGTCACGCAGCATTCCAGCGCCCACAACGCCACTACCCAGGTCACTGTATAGGCAGCCGGCCCCAGCACATGGGCCTCAAAGGCCTGTGCCACGTGCCCTTGCGCCATCGCGACAAAGGCCCTCGTCATCCCGCACAGCGGACACGGCAGTCCGGTCAGCAGGCGAAAAAGGCACGGCGGCCCCAGGAGCCGGAAGGCAGCAGGCTCTCCCTGTGCGCTCGGTACCAGAACAAAGGACAACGCCGGCATCGACGCTGTCACGACCAGCAGGGCCAGCGCTCCCAGTCGGTTCGCCAGCCTCGGACGACGCAGCCACCAGGGCATGGCGCGAGAGACCGGCGCAGCTTCGCCCAGGTCGGCCGGAAGGGTCACACCGGTTCACCTTGCACAACCGCCAGAGTATCGCGGGCGATCACCAGTTCCTCATTCACCGTCACCACCGCGATCTGTCCCCGGCTTGAGGAGGTCGACAGAATCGCCTCGCCCTCGGACTGCATGTTCTTGTCCTGGTCAAGCTCCAGGCCCATGAACTCCAGGTCGCCGCAGATGGCCTCGCGGACCTGCGGCGCCTTCTCGCCGATGCTTCCTGCGAAGATCAGCACATCGACGCCGCCCATGGCCGCCGCGTAGGCACCCACATACTTCCGCGCCCGATGCGCATGAGCCGCCAGGGCCAGCCGCGCCTGGCCATGACCCTCCTCTGCCGCAGCAATCACCTCGCGCAGGTCGGCGCTCAGGCCGCTGATCCCCAGCCATCCGCTCCGCTTGTTCAGCACTTCGGTCATCTCCTCGGGCGTGTAGCCCTCCTTGCTCATCAGAAAGGGGATCACCGCGGCGTCGAGGTCACCGGCACGAGTGCTTTGCACGAGACCTTCCTGGGGCGTGAAGCCCGTGCTCACCTCCACCGACCGCCCATGGTCATACGCATTGGCCGTGTTGCCGCTCCCCATCATGAGCGTCACGACCTTGAGTTCCTCGACCGGCTGGCCCAGCAGCAGCCCGGCACGCTCGAAGGCCGACCGGAAGGCCAGACCGTGGAACCCATACTTGCGAATCCGGAGCTTCCGGCTCAGCTCATAGGGAAGCGCGTAGGTGTAGACCTCAGGCGCGAGGGTATGGTGCAGGGCGTTGTCGAAGACGCATACGTGAGGGCAGTGGGGCATGGCCGCCTGGCAGGCCTGAATTCCCGCGAGGTTGTGCGGGTTGTGCAGGGGCGCCAGCTCAGCGAACTCCTCGATCGCCGCCAGCACCTCCGGCGTCGCGAGAACCGATCCCGAGTAGCGGTCACCGGCGTGCAGCACCCGGTGACCCACTGCATCGACCTGCGCCAGGGACTCCAGCGGACCGCCCTCAGGCAGCACCAGCATCCGCAGCATCAAGTCGACTGCCCTGGCGTGCGAGGTCACCTCCATCTCCACCACGGTCTCGTCGTCGTCCTCGGCCTCGTGCGTCAGCAGAGCGTCCTGATGACCGATCCGCTCCACCTGGCCCTTTGCGACGGCCTCGCCGCGGGGCATGTCGAGGAGTTGGTACTTGAGGGAGGAAGACCCACAGTTGACGACCAGTACAAGCATCCGCTACACCTGCTGTCCCAGGAAGTCACGCCCGAAACCACAGCGACCGGCTACCCTTCAGGACAGCCGGCCGCCGACACTTCACCTAACCGCCTTCAGTCCAGCACGACGATCTGTCCGACCTGGAGGTTCGCCTCGGGCGTCTGCTCGATGATATCACATCGGCTCGACTTGTCGAACACCTCCGCCACCTTGAGCCGGGCGACCCGCGTCCGGATCGTCTCGATCAGCTTGCCGGTGTCCGGGTCCCGCAGCTCCCGGCTCAGCCATACGCTGAAGGTGTCTCCCAGCCGGGCTCCCTGCTCCTTGCCGAAGGCGATGTAGGCCACCTGTCCGTCGGCCACCAGGATCTTGGCGGTGGTGGCAGTGACCTCCTCCGGCGGGTTCGCCGCAGCGATGAGCTCTTCACCAGGTACCGGAAGCATCGCCCGCATCGCCAGGACGTCGCAGAACTCGGTGGTCTCCCGGCGAGCGATGTCCATCGCCTCAGTCGCACGCAGGCGTACCTCGTACTCATCTTCCTCGGCGTCGTAGTTGTCTATCCGGTCGATCTTGTACCAGCGGTAGTCGAAGCCCCTGACCTCGTCCTCCTCCTCCGACTCCTGGCTCCCCTCGATCTTGTAGCTGATCAGACGCTCGCCCTTCGTGGCATCCACAAGGGTTATCTCGCCGGCCATCGAGGTCGTGTAGTTCCGCACCTGGTACGGCGCAGCCCACACCAGATCCGGGTCGGCGACCTTCTTGCTCACGGTTCGCCCCTTCCCGGCCTGGTCTGCTCGGTAGTCGTCGAGCCGTTGCTGGGCCTCCTGGGAGGTCATCGTGCGGTTGCTCTTCTTGAACTCGGTATGCTCCCTGCACTTGGTCGAAGCATCCGTGATCGTTGCGAAGGCCAGGGCCTGCACCTTCAGCTCCCGGGCCAGCTCCTGGATCTGCTTGAGCGTCGTGACACTCGACGGAGTCGATGCCGACATCGCCTCCCGTCCCACCACCTCGAAGGCCCGCAGTTCCACCAGACCGCGGTAGAGCGCCGATTCTGCGGCGTTGCCTACACCCGCGAAGGCACGCTCGGCCAGCGAGGGCAGGCACGCGATCGCGCGGATGCGGCGCAGATCGGCCACGGGATGCGTAATGGGTTTGGCCAGCGGGAACTGGTCCAACGCCGTGGCCTCGGTGAGCAGCGCATCCACCAGCTTCTTCGTCGGCGCAGTGATGAGCATCTTGATGCTGTACAGCGCGGGCTTCTCCCCGGGTACCGACTTCGACGCAATCATCATCTCCGTCTCTGAGAGTACCTCGGGGGAGACCGGGAACTCGGCCTGCCAGCTCGGGTGGAGCGCAACGCCCTTCGGGTCCGACTTGATCAGGAACAGCACCAGCGGCACGTATCCGGGCGGCAGCGTGAGACTCGCGCGGTCCGTGTCAGGGCTGACCCACAAGACGTACTTGGGCTTCACCTTGGTGAGCCAGTTCTCATAGCTGCTCCGCTCCAGGTTTGAGACGATCAGCACCGTTCCCTTGACCGTCTGGCGCGGAATGACCGGACCGCCGGCATAGGCCAGCGACACCCCAACCGTCCCTAACAGGATGCAGGCGACCAACAACCGCACAAACCTCGTCATACTCCTCATCTCCTCAGCGGACCCCGTTCACGGCATCCACAATCGAAAAGGCAGCAGGCCGGACGCAAGGCCCGCAGATCTCCCACGGAAGCGCCCGGCCCACCTGACAGCGTATCCTTCTGCGTCCCGTAGGCTACAAAGTCCGCAGGAAGTCGACGGCCTTCTGGATGTCACCTACCGGGTCCTCACCGGTCTCGCGCTCGATGGCGAAGTACCCGTCGTACCCGGCCTCGCGCAGGTATCCCACATACCGAGGCCAGTCTACCCAACCGGTTCCGAGCGGAACCTCCTGGCGCTTGCCGTCCTCATGCACCAGCGCGTCCTTGGCATGGGTATGCACGATCACGTCTGCTAGGGCACGGGCGCCCTCGTTGGGCTGGTACCGCTCGATCCACTTCTCGCGCTGGTAGGTCTCGCCGGCCAGTTGGCAGGCACGCGCTCCCCACAGGATCATGTTCGCCGGGTCCCAGTTCACGCGAATCGCCTTGCTGCCGACCTCGGTGATGACACGCCGCAGCACATAGGGAGGCTCCGGTCCGGTCTCGATTGCCAGGCAGGCGCCGACCTGCTCACCGCGCTCAGCAATCTGACCCATGCCGTCGACGACGCGAGCCCAGCCCGGCTCCTTTGCGTCTTCCGGCATGACGCCGCAGTGGCCCTGCCAGATCCCGCAGCCCAGATCGGCCGCGAGCTCGAGGTTCTTCTTGCCCCATTCGACGTTTTCCTGCCAGTCCTTGTCTACCGTCAGGTCCACTTCGCCGCCCCAGCAGGAGATCGCCGAGACCTCCAGCCCGAGGCCCTTCACGTGTGCGACGAGTTCCTTCCGAGCCGCTGCGTCCATCGTGCGGGCGTCCCAGGGGCCGCCTGCCGTGATGTGGATACCCGGTACACCAAGCTCCACAACCTTCTTCATGGCTTCGTATCGTTCCATTCGCAGGTTGCCGAGCATGACTGCTATCTTGAGTCCGGCCATTGTCTACGCCTCCTGAAGTCTTTTGAGGTGTCACACGATTCCCCATCCATGCCCCTCAGACCTGCCCGTGTGGCCAAGAAGGTTACGCGACCGACGCAGGGAATACCCGACCATACCCCTACAGAGCCTCGGAGGCCCTCATGTCCAGGGACATCACGATCCTGCACGACCTCGCCGCCCGCTACGTCGACATCTGCAACCAGCTCGTCAACGACGAGCGGCGTGACCTGTGGCGACGTCACAACAGCCTTGAGCGCACCCGTCCTCTGGTGCTGTGCAACTGGCTCGCCACCTGGTATGAGGCCGCCGAGTCCAAGACCGAGTGTGAAGACCCCTTCTACCGCGCTCATGAGACCTGGCTGCGACAGCGCCTCTTCCAGGACTCGATCGGCGACGACCAGATCTTCGAGCCCTTCATCACTCAGCGCGCGAGCCTCTACTCGCCTCCTCACAGCCACTGGGGCGTTCCCTATGGGCGTATCCGTGGCGATGTCCCGGGCGGCTCCTGGAAGAACGATCCGCCGCTGCACAACCTGCGCGACCTGTCCATGCTGGCCGCTCCCCGGCACGAGGTCAACGAGGAGGCCACTGCCCGCAACGTCGCCAGACTCCAGGATGCAGTGGGCGACCTGCTTGAGGTCAGCGTCGACCGTGCCCCTCTCTGGTCGGGCTGGAATGCAGACATCTCCACCGACCTGGGCTATATCCGCGGCATCGACACCTTCATGCTCGACATGTATGACGACCCCGAGGGCCTGCACAAACTCGTGGGCTGGATGCGCGACGGAATTCTGCGGGTGCAGGACGAGGCCGAGGCCGCCGGCGACTGGAGCCTGTGCAACCACAACAATCAGGCTATGTGCTATGCGAAGGAGCTTCAGGGCCCGAAGGCCAACACGCCCTGCAAGCGCGAGGACCTCTGGGTCTTCTTCTCGGCCCAGGAGTTCACTCTCGTCTCGCCCAGGATGCACGACGAGTTCCTCCTGCAGTACCAGATCAGCCTCATGTCCAGGTTCGGCCTCTCGGCCTACGGCTGCTGCGAGGACCTCACCGAGAAGATCGACATGCTGCGGCAGATCCCCAACCTCCGGCGCATTGGTGTGACTCCTCGGGCCGACGTACGCCGGTCTGCCGAGCAGATCGGCGAGGACTACGTCTTCTCCTGGCGCCCGAATCCCTCCGAGATGATCTGCTGTGGCTTCGACCCCGAGCATGTCCGCAAGGTCGTCCGCGACGCGATGGAGGCCTCGAAGGGTTGCCACGTCGATATCACGCTCAAAGACGTGCAGACCGTCGAGCATGACACCAGCCGTCTCCGCCGCTGGGTCGAGACCGTCCGCTCCGTAACCGACGACTACGCCTAGCGGGTGCCCATGAGCCGTCCTCGCACCCTCCAACAGGAGCCAAGATCCGCCGTGGTCAACAATAACTGGGTTCTGCTGATCCTTGTGATAGCACTTCTGGCGGGCGTCATCGCCGCCAAGGCCTACAAGTCCCATGCAGGCACGCCGGTGACGCCGACAGCCGGCGAGACCTCCTCCGTGCCCTCTGCAGTGCCCGAGAGTAGCACGGTTCCGGAGGCGGAGAACACTGCCGCCGATGTTTCGACCGAGGGCCTTCCCAGGCTGATCGAGCTCGGATCAACGGGCTGCATCCCCTGCGAGCATATGGCCCCGATCATCGATAGCCTCAGAACGGAGCTCAAGGGCAAGGTCACCGTCGAGTTCATCAACGTCGGCGAGCATCCAGAGGCTATCGACAAGTACGCCATCCAGACCATCCCGGTTCAGGTCTTCCTCGATGCTTCCGGCAAGGAGCTCTTCCGGCACACGGGTGTGTTCGAGAAAGACGAAATCCTCGCGAAGCTGCGAGAACTGGGAATGCTGCCGCAGTAGCACGAGCGGCCCGGCGTGGTCAAGCTCAGATCACCTACGACTCGGCGCACCAGACCGTCACCCTTCAGCGCAGCAAGCGTCCTGCCAACCCTTAGCGACCTGCCCGACGGGTTCACACCACACCTTCACCTCGTGCTCGGCCCTGCCTGAGCACGCGAACTCGGAGCCTTACCCATGTCCACCGTCAAAGGCACAATCCACGCCGGCGTCTGCGGCTTCGTAACCACGGTCACGGCCTCCTGCGAGGACGGCCAGAACGTGACCCTCGATATCCAGACTGACTGCCCGAACATGCAGTGCCTGTCCGCTGCCCTGCCGCCGGTGATCGACTGCTATGCCCAGCTTGGCGGGGGCTATGAGGGCGACTTCTACCAGGCTGCCCGCACCTGCCTCAAGGGCTGCTGCTGTGGCGGCTGCGTAGTCCCGCCCGGGCTGTTCAAGGCGATGCAGGTCTCCGCCGGCGTCGCCCTGCCTCAGACCGTGACTATGGAGTTCGTCAAGACGGGGGACTGAC from Armatimonadia bacterium harbors:
- a CDS encoding DUF2752 domain-containing protein — protein: MTLPADLGEAAPVSRAMPWWLRRPRLANRLGALALLVVTASMPALSFVLVPSAQGEPAAFRLLGPPCLFRLLTGLPCPLCGMTRAFVAMAQGHVAQAFEAHVLGPAAYTVTWVVALWALECCVTGRRPIPELTGLVRMTQIAFLVLLGGWAVNLLRVLL
- a CDS encoding acetate/propionate family kinase, whose translation is MLVLVVNCGSSSLKYQLLDMPRGEAVAKGQVERIGHQDALLTHEAEDDDETVVEMEVTSHARAVDLMLRMLVLPEGGPLESLAQVDAVGHRVLHAGDRYSGSVLATPEVLAAIEEFAELAPLHNPHNLAGIQACQAAMPHCPHVCVFDNALHHTLAPEVYTYALPYELSRKLRIRKYGFHGLAFRSAFERAGLLLGQPVEELKVVTLMMGSGNTANAYDHGRSVEVSTGFTPQEGLVQSTRAGDLDAAVIPFLMSKEGYTPEEMTEVLNKRSGWLGISGLSADLREVIAAAEEGHGQARLALAAHAHRARKYVGAYAAAMGGVDVLIFAGSIGEKAPQVREAICGDLEFMGLELDQDKNMQSEGEAILSTSSSRGQIAVVTVNEELVIARDTLAVVQGEPV
- a CDS encoding FlgT C-terminal domain-containing protein produces the protein MTRFVRLLVACILLGTVGVSLAYAGGPVIPRQTVKGTVLIVSNLERSSYENWLTKVKPKYVLWVSPDTDRASLTLPPGYVPLVLFLIKSDPKGVALHPSWQAEFPVSPEVLSETEMMIASKSVPGEKPALYSIKMLITAPTKKLVDALLTEATALDQFPLAKPITHPVADLRRIRAIACLPSLAERAFAGVGNAAESALYRGLVELRAFEVVGREAMSASTPSSVTTLKQIQELARELKVQALAFATITDASTKCREHTEFKKSNRTMTSQEAQQRLDDYRADQAGKGRTVSKKVADPDLVWAAPYQVRNYTTSMAGEITLVDATKGERLISYKIEGSQESEEEDEVRGFDYRWYKIDRIDNYDAEEDEYEVRLRATEAMDIARRETTEFCDVLAMRAMLPVPGEELIAAANPPEEVTATTAKILVADGQVAYIAFGKEQGARLGDTFSVWLSRELRDPDTGKLIETIRTRVARLKVAEVFDKSSRCDIIEQTPEANLQVGQIVVLD
- a CDS encoding sugar phosphate isomerase/epimerase family protein, encoding MAGLKIAVMLGNLRMERYEAMKKVVELGVPGIHITAGGPWDARTMDAAARKELVAHVKGLGLEVSAISCWGGEVDLTVDKDWQENVEWGKKNLELAADLGCGIWQGHCGVMPEDAKEPGWARVVDGMGQIAERGEQVGACLAIETGPEPPYVLRRVITEVGSKAIRVNWDPANMILWGARACQLAGETYQREKWIERYQPNEGARALADVIVHTHAKDALVHEDGKRQEVPLGTGWVDWPRYVGYLREAGYDGYFAIERETGEDPVGDIQKAVDFLRTL
- a CDS encoding thioredoxin family protein — protein: MVNNNWVLLILVIALLAGVIAAKAYKSHAGTPVTPTAGETSSVPSAVPESSTVPEAENTAADVSTEGLPRLIELGSTGCIPCEHMAPIIDSLRTELKGKVTVEFINVGEHPEAIDKYAIQTIPVQVFLDASGKELFRHTGVFEKDEILAKLRELGMLPQ